The genome window TCTGTTCACCCTGTCTTCTTTGAATATGCGTCCAAGCTCGATTAGCAATCTGTAGTTTACGTGAATTGATGGCGTTTTTGGGACGTTTAGTAAATTTGTGTACTCGTACAACCCTTTTGTTCTTGCAGTTTTTGCCTCGTTGTCAAGCTTGACCTTTCCAAAGTATACGTCCTCGATTTCATTATATTCGTCCATCAAAGTTGGAATGTCCTCAAAGCCGAGCTCTCTTGCACCTGTGATTCTCTTGTATAACAAAAGAAGCATTGATTTTGGGGTTCCGTATTTTAGCCATTTTTGCGAGGTCACAACATTTCCAAGCGATTTTGAAATCTTCTTCCCGCCCTTGTCCAAAAACATCTCGTATTTTACATGGTGTGGGTGTGGGTGATTCAGTATTTCGTCTGATACCCAATCGTTTACTCTGACAGAATCCATGATGTCTTTCCCATATGCCTCAAACCTGATGTCAAATGCGTGCCATCTCGCAGCAAATTCTACCTTCCATGCAAGTTTTCCCAAGTCCTTTGTGATGTCTGCCTCCCCCTCATGTCCGCATCCTTTGAGCATTTTGGAGCCAATCTCGGCCTCATGGCATCTGTATTTTATCTTCATCTCGTCTGGAATGTATTCGTAGGATTCTGCAGTGTACAGTCTATTGCAATTTGCGCAGACTGGGTAGTATGGCAAATATTTTTGGTATTTCTCTTGGCCGACAAGCTCTGCAATTTTGGTTCCGATCTTTTCGCTGTTTGTCAGAATTGTGTGGATTTGGTCCTTGAGCAGTCCATTTTTGTAAGTATCTCGCGCGCGCCTAAAATCGTATTTTATTCCGAGATTGTCTAATCCGTCAAGCAAAAGGCTGCTCATGTGCATACCATACGAGTCGTGACACCCAAACGGGTCTGGAATTAGTGACACGGGTTTTGCGATGTGTTCGCCAAGCCAGTCTGGCAGCCCTTCTGGTATTTTTCTTAGTCCGTCTAAATCGTCTGAATAAGCAACAAGTTCTGACTTGTATCCCAAGTTTTCAAGTGCAAGCTTTACCCCATATGCCCGTACTGCATCTCCGAGGCTGCCGATGTGTGGAATTCCAGATGCGCCAAGGCCGCTTTCGACTCTCAACAGGCTGGTACTTCGTCCAAGCTGCTGCTCTCGCTCTATCATCTCGTGGGCAAGCTTGTCAATCCAGGTGCCCCTGCCGATAATTTTCTGGTCGTCTTCTGACATTCTATCACACCAATGATTTTGCCATATATGGACCATCCATAAAATAGCCCAGTTTTCTGTAGTACTCTCGTGTACCAACTGCACTGATCACCAAAAGCTTTTTCGCGTCAAATTCTTCACTTGCTATTCTTTCTGCCTCGCCCATCAGTTTTTTACCAAAGCCTGAATGCTGGATTTCGCCTTCCTCGCGTTCACCAATCTTTAATGACTTTCCATATACGTGAAGCTCGCGAACAATGCATGTCTTGCCTGTTATCTCTTTTCTGTGTGCTTTTTCACTTGGTTTTCTTAGCCTCAAAAATCCATAAATCTTGTCATCAGAGTCATCATACGACAAGAAAACCTCGCTTCCTCCAGACGACGCATAGTCTTCCCTGCGTAATGAAATCTCGCTTGAATCGTGGTTGTCTCGTAGTCCTACCTCCCTGCATCTGATGCATCTGCAAGAAATGTTTTGCTTTTTTAGATTCTCGTGTACTATTTGCCTGAAATTTCCTGATTTTGGGCCTGCGATAATTTCTCCAGGAGATATTTCTCTTTGGACTCTCATTATTCTGACCCATCTTGGGATGTTTCTTTTGACTTCGGTCAAAACCTTGATCATGTCGTCATCAGAATATGGGGCGTATTTTCCATCAAGATATTCTTTGTACAGTGGAGTTTTCTGAAGTACTAGTGACGGATAGATCTTTAACATGTCCGGTCTTAGCTCTTCATCTTCGAAGAGTTTTCTAAAATCTGCAATGTCTCCCTCCGGACTCATGGTGGGAAGGCCTGGCATCATGTGTGCGACAAGTTTGTATCCTGCATCTTTTGACATCTGAAATGATTCCACGACATCAGCATACGTATGACCCCTGTTTACTATCTTGTATACTCGTTCTTGAAGACTTTGAACGCCAATCTCTACTCTGGTCACCCCGTACTCTAGCATCATGTCGATGTGTTCTTTTTTGCAATAGTCTGGTTTTGTCTCAATTGTAAATCCGACGCTCCTGATCTCGGCGTTTTCGTTGTTTGTCTTTGCTTGCTCAAGATCATGCGAATCAAATCCGTTTAGTGCATCATAACACGATTTTATGAAATCTCGTTGGTAGTCTTTTGGCATGAACAAGAACGTGCCGCCTACTATGACTAGCTCCATCTTTGTCGGATCGTGCCCGTATGCAACCAGCTTTTCAATTTTGGATATGATCTGTTTTTTGGATCGTACTGGTTCTCAATTGCATTAATCGTTGATGGCTCGTTGCCAGTGTAGCTGTTTGGCGAGTTGGATTCTATTCCTCCGGGGCAATACGTGCATCTTCCATGCGGACATGCATATGGCTTTGGCATTAATGCGATCACCGCTACACCTGATGCTGTCTTGACTGGTTTTTTCAATAACACTCTTGATAGTTTGGCATAATCGTTCCCGGATACTGTTGCCAAAATCTCGTGATTTCTTGGAATGCGCTCAAGTGAGTATTTTGTGCATATTTTTTTTATCTGTGATTTTACCTCGTTTTTGTTAGGCGAGCTTATCAAAAGCAGATTTTGTGAAATCTCAGAGCACGCCTTGGAAAACACCATACTTTGTTGCAATAATTTTTGGTATACTCATGGCCTTAAATTTGTTAAATGAGGTATTAGCGTCTTTTTGATACTGTGCGTCTCTTTGCTTTGACTTTCTTTGCTTTTTTTGGCCTTGATTTTTTTGCCTTTTTCTTTGTAGACTTCTTTTTTGCCTTGCCTTTTTTCTCTGCGGCGTTCCTTTTTCTTTTTACGGGATTTGATTTTTTTGCAGTGCCAGGGAGTGGCTCCTCGAGATCCTTTTTCATTTTGAGGTTCTTTAGCTGTACGAGTTCAATCCTGGTCCTTGCGCTAAGGTGAGCAAGCTCCGGATCGATCATTGGTACTGTGTTTCCATGTTCAGTAAAGCATTGGGCGTGAAAGACTTTGCCCTTCTGATAGTCCATGTCTTCTCTTGAAACGCCTTGCTTGCATATTACGCACATGTCTACAAAATCTTTACCGGCAACCATCGTTACTCGAATTTTTTGGTCTAATTTTAATATTTTTTAAATCAACTTTTAAAAATTAATCTGTCTTGGCACCGAGTTCTTTTCTATATTCTAATTTCAACCAAATTGGAGTTATCAGTGTGGTGACTGCCACCATTATGATGATTGTAGAGTACACATCTGAAGTCAGAACTCCGCTGGTAAGGCCGACTCCTGCAACTATGAGGCCTACCTCTCCTCGTGATATCATGCCGATCCCGACTCGTTTTGCCTGCTGTTTGTTTCTGAGAAATATCCATGCTGGTAATCCACACCCTGCTAATTTTGTAGTAATTGCAACCGCTATTACTATTGCAGCAAGAATCAGTATCTCAGGGCTTAGTCCCCTAAAGTCTACTTGTGCGCCTATTATTGCAAAAAACAAGGGTGCAAAGATCAGGCCTAGCTTGCTAATGTAGTGCTCGACTCTCTCAAAGACTTTTGATGACGCAAGCGCCATTCCTACAACAAACGAACCTAGTATCGGGGATAGGCCGATTGAGGCTGCCAATCCTGCGGTTCCAAAAAACACGGCAGTTACAACTCCCTCAACGCTTCCTCCTGCCTTCCACATGCCTGAAGATGCGATTTTTGGGACAACAAAAATGGCGACAATTGCCATTGCTGCAAAGAATCCAAGTACCTTCAAAATGGTAAATGAAATTTCAGCTACGTCAACAGTGTCCGTTCCGCCTCCGATCGATGTTACAATTGATAGGACCGCGATTGCTAAAATGTCGTCGACGACTGCCGCTCCAATTATCAGCCTTGCTTCTGCGCTTTTCAGTTTGCCAAACTCACTTAGCACTTGAACTGAAATTGCAATGCTGGTAGCTGTTAGCGCCGTGGCCACAAGCATTGCCTGATACGCATGAAATCCAAATAATTGAAACACGAAAAATCCCACAAAAAATGGCACAATTACTCCCAAGGTGCCTACCGTAAATGATGCCTTGCCGCCCCTGAGGAACTCGCGCGGAGTCATTTCAAGTCCTGCCATGAACAAAATCACGATTGCTCCTATCTCACCTAGAATCTTTATTTCTCCACTTAGTTGCAGTATTGTCTCTCCGCCTATTGTGAAGAACGAGCCAAATGCAAAGGGGCCTACAATCATTCCAGCTATGAGCTCGCCTAAAACGATTGGAAGCTTGAGCCTTACAAATAATTCTGCCATCAGCTTTGCGGCAAACAACAATATGCAAACGCCGATAACTACCTGAATGAAATGATCTTCCATGATAAATCACAGGATTCTGTCTTTGGTAATATAAGAAATCATTGATTAAAAATGATGAAATTTTAGTCTAATTATGCGAGTTTTTTCGAGTTCACAAAGACGCCTTTTTTGTTTGTGATGTGGCCAACCTCCTGGCTTTTGAGGTTGTGCTTTTTACAAATAGTAATCACTTGATCTGAATATCTTTTTGGCACGATGACACAAAATCCAACTCCCATGTTGAAAGTCTTGTACATCTCGTCTTGCTTTACCCCCGTGTTCTCAATTAGCTGCATTATCTTTGGGGGCTCCGGCATGGAATCCAGCCAAAATCCCGCTGTCTTTAGTCTAAGCAGTTTGGTAAATGCCCCGCCTGTTATGTTTGCAAGTCCGTGAACTTGGCACTTTGAAATGATTTCGAGAACAGGCCTTACGTAAATCTCAGTTGGGGTTAAGAGGGCATCGCCAATTCTGCCTATGCCTTTTACCGTATCTTTTATGGAGTATTTTTTGAGCAGGGCCTTTCTTGCCAGTGAATATCCATTGGAATGGATTCCTGTGCTCTGAATGCCGATTATCCTGTCGCCGTCTGTTATCTTGTTTCCAAGTATGGTCTTGTTTTTTTCAACAAGTCCTGCTACCATTCCTGCAAGATCAAACGCAAATTTCTTTTCTAAAAACAGGTCAGGCATTATCGCAGTTTCACCGCCTACTATTGGCACGTCTGCCTTTTTTGCACCAGTTGCCAGGCCCTTTGCAATTTCGACAAAAATGGACTCGTTGTTTTGATTTGCTGCAATATAGTCGACAAACGAAATCGGCTTTGCGCCAATACATATTATGTCATTTACGTTCATCGCAACGCAGTCTATCCCTATGGTGTCGTATTTTTTTAGCAAATTTGCAATTATGACCTTGGTGCCGACCCCATCCGTATGTGTCGCCAAAAGCTT of Candidatus Nitrosotenuis sp. DW1 contains these proteins:
- the lysS gene encoding lysine--tRNA ligase, with the translated sequence MSEDDQKIIGRGTWIDKLAHEMIEREQQLGRSTSLLRVESGLGASGIPHIGSLGDAVRAYGVKLALENLGYKSELVAYSDDLDGLRKIPEGLPDWLGEHIAKPVSLIPDPFGCHDSYGMHMSSLLLDGLDNLGIKYDFRRARDTYKNGLLKDQIHTILTNSEKIGTKIAELVGQEKYQKYLPYYPVCANCNRLYTAESYEYIPDEMKIKYRCHEAEIGSKMLKGCGHEGEADITKDLGKLAWKVEFAARWHAFDIRFEAYGKDIMDSVRVNDWVSDEILNHPHPHHVKYEMFLDKGGKKISKSLGNVVTSQKWLKYGTPKSMLLLLYKRITGARELGFEDIPTLMDEYNEIEDVYFGKVKLDNEAKTARTKGLYEYTNLLNVPKTPSIHVNYRLLIELGRIFKEDRVNRITKKLIDYGVIKNPDPYVDQIIQLAGNYADDFEEQEIMQIQINDATKNALRKLVGVLAAEKDPEDLQNTIYNIAKENNVLPKDFFMTLYQIILGASRGPKIGPFIIDIGRNKVAQTIGKYI
- a CDS encoding cation:proton antiporter, whose amino-acid sequence is MEDHFIQVVIGVCILLFAAKLMAELFVRLKLPIVLGELIAGMIVGPFAFGSFFTIGGETILQLSGEIKILGEIGAIVILFMAGLEMTPREFLRGGKASFTVGTLGVIVPFFVGFFVFQLFGFHAYQAMLVATALTATSIAISVQVLSEFGKLKSAEARLIIGAAVVDDILAIAVLSIVTSIGGGTDTVDVAEISFTILKVLGFFAAMAIVAIFVVPKIASSGMWKAGGSVEGVVTAVFFGTAGLAASIGLSPILGSFVVGMALASSKVFERVEHYISKLGLIFAPLFFAIIGAQVDFRGLSPEILILAAIVIAVAITTKLAGCGLPAWIFLRNKQQAKRVGIGMISRGEVGLIVAGVGLTSGVLTSDVYSTIIIMVAVTTLITPIWLKLEYRKELGAKTD
- the purM gene encoding phosphoribosylformylglycinamidine cyclo-ligase, which translates into the protein MGLTYKDAGVDVEKIKKSQSSIGKIIASTHIGQKVKSGFGHYAGLVEIHGGKLLATHTDGVGTKVIIANLLKKYDTIGIDCVAMNVNDIICIGAKPISFVDYIAANQNNESIFVEIAKGLATGAKKADVPIVGGETAIMPDLFLEKKFAFDLAGMVAGLVEKNKTILGNKITDGDRIIGIQSTGIHSNGYSLARKALLKKYSIKDTVKGIGRIGDALLTPTEIYVRPVLEIISKCQVHGLANITGGAFTKLLRLKTAGFWLDSMPEPPKIMQLIENTGVKQDEMYKTFNMGVGFCVIVPKRYSDQVITICKKHNLKSQEVGHITNKKGVFVNSKKLA